A single genomic interval of Cupriavidus sp. MP-37 harbors:
- a CDS encoding glycosyltransferase family 25 protein — MIGAYVINLEAAEARRQRIAGQLTRLGVPFQVFAAVNGRALAEDELARRYDARAASASYRPMSRGEIGCALSHLGVYRKMLEDGVGLALVLEDDALLGDDLPEVLAALAAQMDPARPDVVLLSHVDKFTRWGTKALGPRRKLVRRYGEWWRAHGYVVTRAAAERLVAGLQPTWCAADYWSAFERRGLVSVRAVVPYCIGLTELAEASSLETHRADLDATDKARRSVGYYLRRYVYQRFLFQVFVRPFLRVARQKRPG, encoded by the coding sequence ATGATCGGCGCCTATGTGATCAACCTCGAAGCCGCCGAAGCCCGCCGCCAGCGCATTGCCGGCCAGCTGACGCGCCTCGGGGTGCCGTTCCAGGTGTTTGCCGCGGTGAACGGACGCGCCCTCGCCGAGGACGAGCTCGCGCGCCGCTACGATGCGCGGGCCGCCAGCGCCAGCTACCGCCCGATGAGCCGCGGCGAGATCGGCTGCGCGCTGAGCCATCTGGGGGTCTACCGCAAGATGCTCGAAGACGGCGTCGGCCTGGCGCTGGTGCTGGAAGACGATGCGCTGCTGGGCGATGACCTGCCGGAAGTGCTGGCGGCGCTGGCGGCGCAAATGGACCCCGCCCGCCCGGACGTCGTGCTGCTGTCGCATGTCGACAAATTCACCCGCTGGGGCACCAAGGCGCTGGGTCCGCGACGCAAGCTGGTGCGGCGTTATGGCGAATGGTGGCGCGCGCATGGCTATGTCGTCACCCGTGCCGCGGCCGAGCGGCTGGTGGCGGGACTGCAGCCCACCTGGTGCGCCGCCGACTACTGGTCCGCGTTCGAGCGGCGCGGGCTGGTCTCGGTCCGCGCCGTGGTCCCGTATTGCATCGGCCTGACCGAACTGGCCGAGGCCTCGTCGCTGGAAACGCATCGCGCCGACCTCGACGCCACCGACAAGGCGCGCCGCAGTGTCGGCTATTATCTGCGCCGCTATGTCTACCAGCGCTTCCTGTTCCAGGTCTTCGTCAGGCCCTTCCTGCGCGTCGCGCGCCAGAAGCGGCCGGGCTAG
- a CDS encoding CoA pyrophosphatase — protein MRPAFDPESLPVIDTDLRNGALSAPRLQVDFIRHRFQAPPAWAPELTDESRVYDRSRGLRDAAVLVPLVERSDGLTVLLTQRNANLSAHAGQISFPGGRQESWDRNRIDTALRETEEEVGLARDYVEVLGALPDYITGTGFHVSPVVGLVRDGFTLRPDASEVADVFEVPLAFLMDPSHHERRLFRWVDGERMFYAMPYPRENGGQRFIWGATAGMLRNLYHLLAA, from the coding sequence ATGCGTCCCGCCTTCGATCCCGAATCCCTTCCCGTCATCGATACCGACCTGCGCAACGGTGCCCTGAGCGCGCCGCGCCTGCAGGTGGACTTTATCCGCCACCGCTTCCAGGCCCCGCCGGCGTGGGCGCCCGAGCTGACCGACGAATCGCGGGTCTACGATCGCAGCCGCGGGCTGCGCGACGCCGCGGTGCTGGTGCCGCTGGTCGAGCGCAGCGATGGCCTGACGGTGCTGCTGACGCAGCGCAATGCCAACCTCAGCGCGCATGCCGGGCAGATCAGCTTCCCCGGCGGGCGGCAGGAGTCGTGGGACCGCAACCGCATCGACACGGCGCTGCGCGAAACAGAGGAAGAAGTGGGGCTGGCGCGCGACTACGTCGAGGTGCTGGGCGCACTGCCGGATTACATCACCGGCACCGGCTTCCACGTGAGCCCGGTGGTGGGGCTGGTGCGCGATGGCTTCACGCTGCGCCCGGACGCTTCGGAAGTGGCCGATGTGTTCGAAGTGCCGCTGGCCTTCCTGATGGATCCGTCGCACCATGAGCGGCGCCTGTTCCGCTGGGTCGATGGCGAACGCATGTTCTACGCCATGCCCTATCCGCGCGAGAACGGCGGCCAGCGCTTTATCTGGGGCGCCACCGCCGGCATGCTGCGCAACCTCTACCACCTGCTGGCGGCCTGA
- the rpsP gene encoding 30S ribosomal protein S16 yields the protein MVVIRLARGGSKKRPFFNIVATDSRNRRDGRFIERVGFYNPLAAEGEEGLRLSQDRLAYWQGVGAQLSPTVARLVKQGAKAAA from the coding sequence ATGGTCGTTATCCGTCTGGCTCGCGGCGGCAGCAAGAAGCGCCCGTTCTTCAACATCGTCGCCACCGACTCGCGCAACCGTCGCGATGGTCGTTTCATCGAGCGCGTTGGTTTCTACAACCCGCTGGCTGCCGAAGGTGAAGAAGGCCTGCGCCTGTCGCAAGACCGCCTGGCCTACTGGCAAGGCGTCGGCGCCCAGCTGTCGCCGACCGTTGCCCGCCTGGTCAAGCAAGGCGCCAAGGCTGCTGCCTGA
- a CDS encoding sulfurtransferase produces the protein MQIVNISAYKFVSLDDIETLRPAMRERCEAAGLKGTILLAPEGINLFLAGPRAAIDGFMAWLHADARFADIAPKESLSENQPFKRMLVRAKKEIITMKRPLIRPEAGRAPSVRPVDLKRWLDQGHDDEGRPVVMLDTRNDFEVAVGTFEDAVEYDIAKFSEFPDAVAAHKAELEGKTVVSFCTGGIRCEKAAIHMQEVGIERVYQLEGGILKYFEEVGGSHYRGDCFVFDYRTALNPSLEPAGPKQCFACRAVVTPEQQQSPHYVIGKSCPHCIGGKDRAAA, from the coding sequence ATGCAGATCGTCAATATTTCCGCTTACAAGTTTGTCTCGCTGGACGACATCGAGACCCTGCGCCCGGCCATGCGCGAGCGCTGCGAGGCGGCGGGCCTGAAGGGCACGATCCTGCTCGCGCCGGAAGGCATCAACCTGTTCCTGGCCGGCCCGCGCGCAGCGATCGACGGCTTCATGGCGTGGCTGCATGCCGATGCGCGCTTTGCCGATATCGCGCCCAAGGAAAGCCTGTCGGAAAACCAGCCCTTCAAGCGCATGCTGGTGCGCGCCAAGAAGGAAATCATCACCATGAAGAGGCCGCTGATCCGCCCCGAGGCGGGCCGTGCGCCGTCGGTGCGGCCGGTGGACCTGAAGCGCTGGCTGGACCAGGGCCACGACGACGAAGGCCGTCCGGTGGTGATGCTCGATACGCGCAATGACTTCGAGGTGGCGGTCGGCACCTTCGAGGATGCGGTCGAGTACGACATCGCCAAGTTCAGCGAATTTCCCGACGCCGTCGCCGCGCACAAGGCAGAGCTTGAAGGCAAGACCGTGGTCTCGTTCTGCACCGGCGGCATCCGCTGCGAGAAGGCCGCTATCCATATGCAGGAAGTCGGCATCGAGCGTGTCTACCAGCTCGAAGGCGGCATCCTGAAGTACTTCGAGGAAGTCGGCGGCAGCCATTATCGCGGCGACTGTTTCGTCTTCGACTACCGCACCGCGCTGAACCCCAGCCTGGAGCCGGCCGGCCCCAAGCAATGCTTTGCCTGCCGCGCGGTGGTCACGCCCGAACAACAACAGAGCCCGCACTACGTGATCGGCAAGAGCTGCCCGCACTGCATCGGCGGCAAGGACCGCGCCGCCGCCTGA
- the trmD gene encoding tRNA (guanosine(37)-N1)-methyltransferase TrmD codes for MQFDVITLFPEMFRALTDWGITSRAAKQQRYALRSWNPRDFTVDNYRTIDDRPYGGGPGMVMLAKPLDDAIDAAVAAQAQAGVPQPHVVLMSPQGKTLTHAKVMELAQRPGLVLLCGRYEAIDQRLIDRRVDEEISLGDFVLSGGELPAMALIDAVVRHLPGVLGDAQSAVQDSFVNGLLDCPHYTRPEEYEGVRVPDILLGGHHAEIEKWRRQQALANTARKRPDLIEAAREQGLLSRADEKFLSEWAAKEGRGETPAR; via the coding sequence ATGCAGTTCGACGTGATCACGCTGTTTCCCGAAATGTTTCGCGCGCTGACCGACTGGGGCATTACCAGCCGGGCGGCCAAGCAGCAGCGGTATGCGTTGCGCAGCTGGAATCCGCGTGATTTCACCGTCGACAACTACCGCACCATCGATGACCGGCCCTATGGCGGCGGTCCCGGCATGGTGATGCTGGCCAAGCCGCTGGACGACGCCATCGATGCCGCGGTGGCGGCGCAGGCGCAGGCCGGCGTGCCGCAGCCGCATGTGGTGCTGATGTCGCCGCAAGGCAAGACGCTGACGCATGCCAAGGTCATGGAGCTGGCGCAGCGGCCGGGCCTGGTGCTGCTGTGCGGCAGGTACGAGGCGATCGACCAGCGGCTGATCGACCGCCGCGTCGACGAGGAAATCAGCCTCGGCGATTTCGTGCTGTCGGGCGGCGAACTGCCGGCGATGGCGCTGATCGACGCGGTGGTGCGCCACCTGCCTGGCGTGCTGGGCGACGCGCAGTCGGCGGTGCAGGACAGCTTTGTCAATGGCCTGCTGGATTGCCCGCATTACACCCGGCCGGAAGAATACGAAGGCGTGCGGGTCCCCGACATCCTGCTTGGGGGCCATCATGCCGAGATTGAAAAATGGCGGCGCCAGCAGGCGCTGGCCAATACCGCGCGCAAGCGCCCCGACCTGATCGAGGCGGCCCGCGAACAAGGTTTGCTGTCCCGCGCCGACGAGAAATTCCTGTCGGAATGGGCGGCGAAGGAAGGGCGGGGGGAAACTCCCGCCAGGTAA
- the dnaE gene encoding DNA polymerase III subunit alpha, translating into MSAPRFVHLRLHSEYSIVDGIVRLDDAVKAAAADGMGALALTDLANAFGLIRYYKEARGKGVKPVVGADVWLTNAEDRDKPARLLLLVQDRRGYLNLCMLLSRAWLGNQYRGRAEIDPAWFQEPGEDDLPLATGLIALSGAMGGDIGMALANGNAEGARRAAQHWATVFPQRFYIELQRAGHAGTDAYVQQAVQLAAALQLPVVATHPVQFMTPDDYTAHEARVCIAEGELLANPRRTRRFTTDQYFKTQDEMCALFADIPSALENAVEIARRCNLTLELGKPRLPLFPTPDGMSLDDYLVFMAKEGLEKRLAVLFPDEAVREAKRPEYYARLEFETGTIIKMGFPGYFLIVADFINWAKNNGVPVGPGRGSGAGSLVAYALGITDLDPLKYALLFERFLNPERVSMPDFDIDFCQHGRDRVITYVKEKYGKDAVSQIATFGTMAAKAAVRDVGRVLDLGYGFVDGIAKLIPFKPGKLVTIEEAKKEEPLLTERERNEEEVRQLLELAQRVEGMTRNVGMHAGGVLIAPGRLTDFCPLYTQGAQNDGMSGVVSQYDKDDVEAAGLVKFDFLGLTTLTILDWAERYIRRLDPSKADWNCSQIPLDDGPAFDILKTANTVAVFQLESRGMQGMLKDAKPDRFEDIIALVALYRPGPMDLIPSFCARKHGREKVEYPDPRVEPVLKETYGIMVYQEQVMQMAQIIGGYSLGGADLLRRAMGKKKPEEMAQHRVMFREGADKNGLSAQQADDIFDLMEKFAGYGFNKSHAAAYALLAYYTAWLKAHHPAEFMAANMSLAMDDTDKVKILYEDCKLNKIAVLPPDVNASEYRFAPTDPKTIRYGLGGIKGSGQGAIEDILRAREERPFTDLFDFCERVDRRQVNRRTIEALIRAGAFDSLNDNRAQLLASVPIAMEAAEQKAESANQVSLFDLMGDAGDAHRPELLDEPRWSPKRMLQEEKQALGYYFSGHLFDAYRDEVRRFNKGTLAGLEKEVQGNGGGFGRDVRGKTIAGVISGMRTQMTQRGKMLIVTLDDGTGLVEMTVFNEVFDANRQMFREDELLIATGNARHDTFTGGVRFTAESVMDLVAARVRFASAVRLSMNGNSSTGMLRELLMPHLARASGVQGLPVRIRYEAKSASCEAMLGPDWQVVPSDEALTALRQVLSADAVSTVYE; encoded by the coding sequence ATGTCTGCACCCCGCTTCGTACACCTCCGCCTGCATTCCGAATACTCCATCGTCGACGGCATCGTCCGCCTCGATGATGCCGTCAAGGCCGCCGCCGCCGATGGCATGGGCGCGCTCGCCCTGACGGACCTTGCCAATGCCTTCGGGCTGATCCGTTACTACAAGGAAGCGCGCGGCAAGGGCGTCAAGCCGGTGGTCGGCGCCGACGTGTGGCTGACCAACGCCGAGGACCGCGACAAGCCCGCGCGCCTGCTGCTGCTGGTGCAGGACCGGCGCGGCTACCTGAACCTGTGCATGCTGCTGTCGCGCGCATGGCTGGGCAACCAGTACCGCGGCCGCGCCGAGATCGATCCGGCCTGGTTCCAGGAACCCGGCGAGGACGACCTGCCGCTGGCCACCGGCCTGATCGCGCTGTCGGGCGCGATGGGCGGCGACATCGGCATGGCGCTCGCCAACGGCAATGCCGAAGGCGCGCGCCGCGCCGCGCAGCACTGGGCCACGGTGTTCCCGCAGCGTTTCTATATCGAACTGCAGCGCGCCGGCCACGCCGGCACCGACGCTTACGTGCAGCAGGCGGTGCAACTGGCGGCAGCGCTGCAGCTGCCGGTGGTGGCGACGCATCCGGTGCAGTTCATGACCCCGGACGACTACACCGCGCACGAGGCGCGCGTCTGCATCGCCGAGGGCGAGCTGCTGGCCAACCCGCGCCGCACCCGGCGCTTCACCACCGACCAGTATTTCAAGACCCAGGACGAGATGTGCGCGCTGTTCGCGGACATTCCGTCGGCGCTGGAGAACGCGGTCGAGATCGCGCGCCGCTGCAACCTGACGCTGGAGCTGGGCAAGCCGCGCCTGCCGCTGTTCCCGACGCCCGATGGCATGTCGCTCGACGACTACCTCGTCTTCATGGCCAAGGAAGGCCTGGAGAAGCGCCTGGCGGTGCTGTTCCCCGACGAGGCGGTGCGCGAGGCCAAGCGCCCGGAATACTACGCGCGGCTGGAGTTCGAGACCGGCACCATCATCAAGATGGGCTTCCCCGGCTACTTCCTGATCGTCGCGGACTTTATCAACTGGGCCAAGAACAACGGCGTGCCGGTGGGCCCGGGCCGCGGTTCGGGCGCGGGCTCGCTGGTCGCGTATGCGCTCGGCATTACCGACCTCGACCCGCTCAAGTACGCGCTGCTGTTCGAGCGTTTCCTGAACCCGGAACGGGTCTCGATGCCCGACTTCGACATCGACTTCTGCCAGCACGGCCGCGATCGCGTGATCACCTACGTGAAGGAGAAGTACGGCAAGGATGCGGTGTCGCAGATCGCCACCTTCGGCACCATGGCGGCCAAGGCCGCGGTGCGCGACGTGGGGCGCGTGCTCGACCTGGGCTACGGCTTTGTCGACGGCATTGCCAAGCTGATCCCGTTCAAGCCGGGCAAGCTGGTCACCATCGAAGAGGCCAAGAAGGAAGAGCCGCTGCTGACCGAGCGCGAGCGCAACGAGGAAGAAGTGCGCCAGCTGCTCGAGCTGGCGCAGCGCGTCGAGGGCATGACCCGCAACGTCGGCATGCACGCCGGCGGCGTGCTGATCGCGCCCGGCAGGTTGACCGATTTCTGCCCGCTGTACACGCAGGGCGCGCAGAACGACGGCATGAGCGGCGTCGTCAGCCAGTATGACAAGGACGACGTCGAAGCCGCCGGCCTGGTCAAGTTCGACTTTCTGGGGCTGACCACGCTGACCATCCTGGACTGGGCCGAGCGCTATATCCGCCGGCTGGATCCCAGCAAGGCCGACTGGAACTGCAGCCAGATCCCGCTCGACGACGGCCCCGCCTTCGACATCCTCAAGACCGCCAACACGGTCGCCGTGTTCCAGCTGGAAAGCCGCGGCATGCAGGGCATGCTGAAGGATGCCAAGCCTGACCGCTTCGAGGACATCATCGCGCTGGTGGCGCTGTACCGTCCCGGCCCGATGGACCTGATCCCCAGCTTCTGCGCGCGCAAGCACGGCCGCGAGAAGGTGGAGTATCCCGATCCGCGCGTCGAGCCCGTCCTGAAAGAGACCTACGGCATCATGGTCTACCAGGAGCAGGTGATGCAGATGGCGCAGATCATCGGCGGCTACTCGCTCGGCGGCGCCGACCTGCTGCGCCGCGCCATGGGCAAGAAGAAGCCCGAGGAGATGGCGCAGCACCGCGTGATGTTCCGCGAGGGCGCCGACAAGAACGGGCTGTCGGCGCAGCAGGCCGACGACATCTTCGACCTGATGGAGAAGTTCGCGGGCTACGGCTTCAACAAGTCGCACGCCGCCGCCTATGCGCTGCTGGCGTACTACACCGCGTGGCTCAAGGCCCACCATCCGGCCGAATTCATGGCAGCCAACATGTCGCTGGCCATGGACGACACCGACAAGGTCAAGATCCTCTACGAGGACTGCAAGCTCAACAAGATCGCGGTGCTGCCGCCGGACGTCAACGCCAGCGAATACCGCTTCGCGCCGACCGATCCGAAGACCATCCGCTACGGCCTGGGCGGCATCAAGGGCAGCGGGCAGGGCGCGATCGAAGACATCCTGCGTGCGCGCGAGGAGCGGCCGTTCACCGACCTGTTCGATTTCTGCGAGCGGGTCGACCGCCGCCAGGTCAACCGCCGCACCATCGAGGCGCTGATCCGCGCCGGCGCCTTCGACAGCCTCAACGACAACCGCGCGCAGCTGCTCGCGTCGGTGCCGATCGCGATGGAGGCCGCCGAGCAGAAGGCGGAATCGGCCAACCAGGTGTCGCTGTTCGACCTGATGGGAGATGCCGGCGACGCGCACCGCCCGGAGCTGCTCGACGAGCCGCGCTGGAGCCCCAAGCGCATGCTGCAGGAAGAAAAGCAGGCGCTCGGCTACTACTTCTCGGGCCACCTGTTCGACGCCTACCGCGACGAGGTGCGCCGCTTCAACAAGGGCACGCTGGCCGGGCTGGAAAAGGAAGTGCAGGGCAATGGCGGCGGCTTCGGCCGTGACGTGCGCGGCAAGACCATTGCCGGCGTGATCAGCGGCATGCGCACGCAGATGACCCAGCGCGGCAAGATGCTGATCGTCACGCTCGACGACGGTACCGGCCTGGTCGAGATGACCGTGTTCAATGAGGTCTTCGACGCCAACCGGCAGATGTTCCGCGAGGACGAACTGCTGATCGCCACCGGCAATGCGCGCCACGATACCTTCACCGGCGGCGTTCGCTTCACCGCGGAATCGGTGATGGACCTGGTCGCCGCGCGGGTGCGCTTTGCCAGCGCGGTGCGGCTGTCGATGAACGGCAATTCCTCGACCGGCATGCTGCGCGAGCTGCTGATGCCCCACCTGGCCCGTGCCAGCGGCGTGCAGGGCTTGCCGGTGCGGATCCGCTACGAGGCGAAGTCCGCCAGCTGCGAGGCCATGCTCGGCCCCGACTGGCAGGTGGTGCCTTCCGACGAGGCACTGACTGCGCTGCGCCAGGTGCTGTCGGCGGATGCCGTCAGCACGGTCTACGAATAA
- the rimM gene encoding ribosome maturation factor RimM (Essential for efficient processing of 16S rRNA) → MSRPQGEPAKALRLLAALLYAEPLPEDLVEVGYVSAAYGIRGWIKVQPHADDASALLHARRWWLLSPPQSGLVAADAARAEPVCVKIAQSREHSGTVVAQAAGVADRNLAEALRGRRVWIRRADFPAPEDNEFYWVDLIGCSVSNEQGELLGEVSGLIDNGAHQILQVAFVQPDGKAGERLIPFVDAFLRTVDTAGKRIVVDWGLDY, encoded by the coding sequence ATGAGCCGGCCGCAGGGCGAGCCCGCCAAGGCGCTCAGGTTGCTTGCGGCGCTGCTGTACGCCGAGCCGCTGCCAGAAGACCTGGTGGAGGTGGGCTATGTCAGCGCTGCCTATGGCATCCGTGGCTGGATCAAGGTCCAGCCGCATGCCGACGACGCGTCGGCGCTGCTGCACGCCCGCCGCTGGTGGCTGCTGAGCCCGCCCCAGTCAGGGCTGGTGGCGGCCGACGCGGCGCGGGCCGAGCCCGTCTGCGTGAAGATCGCGCAGTCGCGCGAGCACAGCGGCACCGTGGTGGCGCAGGCTGCCGGCGTGGCCGACCGCAATCTTGCGGAAGCGCTGCGTGGCCGTCGCGTGTGGATCCGGCGCGCGGATTTTCCGGCGCCGGAAGACAATGAGTTTTACTGGGTCGACCTGATCGGCTGCAGCGTCAGCAACGAGCAAGGCGAGTTGCTGGGCGAAGTGTCCGGGCTGATCGACAACGGTGCCCACCAGATCCTGCAGGTTGCCTTCGTGCAGCCCGACGGCAAGGCCGGCGAACGGCTGATTCCCTTTGTCGACGCGTTCCTGCGCACGGTGGATACCGCCGGCAAGCGCATCGTGGTGGACTGGGGGCTCGATTACTAG
- a CDS encoding glycosyltransferase family 2 protein produces the protein MKVSAVIITRNEAHNIGPCLESVSWCEEAIIVDWASTDDTVAIARAAGATVIQTEDWPGFGPQKNRAVEAASGDWILSLDADERVTPALRDEILHHLQQTDAQALALPRLSAFCGTFVRHAGWYPDYVTRVFRKGRGRFTDDLVHEHLKVDDPVTRLREPLVHYSYRSLSDVLRKIDSYSSAGAQQAYARGKRSSVATAAGHGLWAFVRTYLLKRGFLDGSAGFGVALMNAQASYYKYAKLAQLHAAAENKAAG, from the coding sequence ATGAAAGTCTCCGCCGTCATCATTACCAGGAATGAAGCTCACAATATCGGGCCATGCCTTGAAAGCGTGTCCTGGTGCGAAGAGGCGATTATAGTGGATTGGGCCAGCACGGACGACACGGTGGCGATCGCGCGTGCCGCCGGCGCCACCGTGATCCAGACCGAGGACTGGCCAGGGTTCGGGCCGCAGAAGAACCGCGCGGTCGAGGCCGCCAGCGGCGACTGGATCCTCAGCCTGGACGCCGATGAACGCGTCACCCCCGCGCTGCGCGACGAAATCCTGCACCACTTGCAGCAAACCGATGCGCAGGCGCTGGCGCTGCCGCGCCTGTCCGCGTTCTGCGGCACCTTCGTGCGCCACGCCGGCTGGTATCCGGACTATGTCACCCGGGTCTTCCGCAAGGGCCGCGGCCGCTTCACCGACGATCTGGTGCACGAACACCTGAAGGTGGACGACCCGGTCACGCGGCTGCGCGAGCCGCTGGTGCACTACAGCTACCGCTCGCTGTCGGACGTGCTGCGCAAGATCGACAGCTATTCCAGCGCGGGCGCGCAGCAGGCCTATGCCCGCGGCAAGCGCAGCTCGGTCGCCACGGCCGCGGGCCACGGCCTGTGGGCGTTCGTGCGCACCTACCTGCTCAAGCGCGGCTTCCTCGACGGCAGCGCCGGCTTCGGCGTCGCGCTGATGAATGCGCAGGCCAGCTACTACAAGTACGCCAAGCTGGCGCAGCTGCACGCCGCGGCGGAAAACAAGGCGGCCGGCTAA
- the rplS gene encoding 50S ribosomal protein L19: MNLIEQIEKEEIARLTANKTIPAFAPGDTVVVSVNVVEGNRKRVQAYEGVVIAKRNRGLNSSFIVRKISSGEGVERTFQLYSPLIAGIEVKRRGDVRRAKLYYLRQRSGKSARIKEKLVSKAAAAAKAAE, from the coding sequence ATGAACCTCATCGAACAGATCGAGAAGGAAGAGATCGCGCGCCTGACCGCGAACAAGACCATCCCCGCATTCGCGCCCGGCGACACCGTCGTCGTCAGCGTCAACGTGGTCGAAGGTAACCGCAAGCGCGTGCAGGCCTACGAAGGCGTCGTGATTGCCAAGCGCAACCGCGGCCTGAACTCGTCCTTCATCGTGCGCAAGATCTCGTCGGGTGAAGGCGTGGAGCGTACGTTCCAGCTGTACTCGCCGCTGATCGCCGGCATCGAAGTGAAGCGCCGCGGCGACGTGCGTCGCGCCAAGCTGTACTACCTGCGCCAGCGTTCGGGCAAGTCCGCACGTATCAAGGAAAAGCTGGTGTCGAAGGCTGCCGCCGCTGCCAAGGCCGCGGAGTAA
- a CDS encoding glycosyltransferase family 4 protein — protein sequence MKVGISCNRFGAGGGLERYALDISRAMARRADTEVSVYARRFDAGVAASAGVAAHRIVVSWLPGKLRDRYFSWRLQGLRDAGEVLIGCNRVRGSDIAICGGTHRGYLAARDTPARRSDQWQIDLESAQYAGAHRVVAHSALMRREVIELYGIAPERVELVYPPVDTQRFTPVDDGARAALRREFGFGDDEIVFLFPSSGHARKGFDLLADYFSRSDLPITLAVAGRPVGRTIARVRELGYSSRIDALYRAADFTILASGYEPFGLVGVESVLCGTPLVFADNIACLEVIRPQAVHAFSRERSETLDHAIRAAVESVRSGQARLANPLALLDYDPDIAVHVDTLLRLAANARRAA from the coding sequence ATGAAAGTTGGCATCTCCTGCAATCGCTTCGGCGCCGGCGGCGGCCTGGAGCGCTACGCGCTCGACATCAGCCGTGCCATGGCGCGGCGCGCCGATACCGAAGTCTCGGTCTACGCGCGCCGTTTCGACGCCGGCGTGGCCGCTTCCGCCGGGGTCGCCGCGCATCGGATCGTGGTGTCGTGGCTGCCGGGCAAGCTGCGCGACCGCTATTTCTCGTGGCGGCTGCAGGGGCTGCGCGATGCCGGCGAGGTGCTGATCGGCTGCAATCGCGTGCGCGGCTCCGATATCGCCATCTGCGGCGGCACGCATCGCGGCTACCTCGCCGCGCGGGATACGCCGGCGCGGCGCTCGGACCAGTGGCAGATCGATCTCGAAAGCGCGCAATATGCCGGCGCGCACCGCGTGGTGGCGCATTCCGCGCTGATGCGGCGCGAAGTGATCGAGCTGTACGGGATCGCGCCCGAGCGCGTCGAGCTGGTCTACCCGCCGGTCGACACGCAGCGCTTCACGCCGGTCGATGACGGCGCGCGCGCCGCGCTGCGGCGCGAGTTCGGCTTCGGCGACGACGAGATCGTGTTCCTGTTCCCGTCATCGGGCCATGCCCGCAAGGGCTTCGACCTGCTGGCCGACTACTTCTCCCGCTCGGACCTGCCGATCACGCTGGCCGTGGCCGGCCGCCCGGTCGGGCGCACCATCGCGCGCGTGCGCGAGCTGGGCTACAGCAGCCGCATCGACGCGCTCTACCGCGCCGCCGACTTCACCATCCTGGCCTCGGGCTATGAGCCGTTCGGGCTGGTGGGGGTGGAATCGGTGCTGTGCGGCACGCCGCTGGTGTTCGCCGACAATATCGCCTGCCTGGAAGTGATCCGGCCGCAAGCGGTGCATGCGTTCTCGCGCGAGCGCAGCGAAACGCTGGACCATGCCATCCGCGCCGCGGTGGAGTCGGTGCGCAGCGGCCAGGCGCGGCTGGCGAACCCGCTCGCGCTGCTCGACTACGATCCGGATATCGCGGTCCATGTCGACACCCTGCTGCGGCTCGCGGCCAACGCTCGGCGCGCCGCCTGA